The sequence CAATCTAAGAAACAATATGGATAAATCTCTACATGGATGAACAATACAGATGAGCAAATAAACAAGACACAAAGGAACATGATTAGATTTAGATAAAATACAAAACAGGCAAATCTAATCTGTGCTGTTAGAAGTCAGGATAGTAGTTAAGTTGGGAGATGGAAGCCTGAAGGGGCTTCCAGGGTGCCAGCAATGTTCTGGTTTTTTTGATCTGATATGTTGGTTACACAAAGGTATTTGGTTGGTGAAAATTAATCAACTCTTAATgtgtttgtttctgattttatattatacataaatttaaaagttaacgATAATAGTAATACAAGAAGACAGAAACCGTGGTCCCCAGAATGAATGCCACACTTTCTAAGTTCCTGCTACCTTCCACTCACCTTTCCCAAAAGTTCTTCAAACTCTGGAGACCACTCCTGCATCAGTGTGTCAATATCAGGCATAGGCCTAGAATTATAGAGGCAGATGTGAACAGAAAACATGGGCTGGGATCAGCAATCTTTGCATCATGATATTCTAGGCTAAAGGGAGGTTCTCAACCTGGGCACATTAGGATTTCAAGAGAACACAGACTGGGTGGGCCAAACTTACCCAAGACCTAGGGTTTGGAGAAGTTGGCTAAGTAAAAATACCAGGTAAACCATAATCTTTATGTCTGCAATCTTAGCCAGTAGCGGCCAGGATCCATAGGTCCTGAGGTTGATATATCTCACATATGTCCCAATCTTGGCACCTCCTCCTCAGAAGCAATGACTTCCTAGGTGGTGAAGATTACCATGGATTACTATGATGAAGAATGTGCTATTTCTTACCTGGTATAGTGCACAGTTGCAGGGGGCTTGGAACGGTGTAACTCAGAGATGCTCTCAATCCATGTGTCAATGGCTTTGGGATTCTTTTCTGCATCTTCCAGGCTCTTTACTTTCATATGTTGCTAGAAAAACAACAGGAAAGCCAGGCTGATGGCAATGAAGTTGCTCCCTTGTCTTCACAAAGAAGCTCATATGCTATTTCATATTCAAGGTAACTGATGAAAAGGGAAACCTTCCAGCAGCCAAATGAAGATTATAGAAAACCCTGATAAAGTCTTCTGGAGCCAGGGGAAAGGGGCAAGTCAACAGGACAGGAATGGTCACAATGAGAGACCATTTCAACCTACTAGGATGGCTAgaataaaaaagacagacaataccaagtgttggtgaggatgtggagaaattggaactctcattcattgctgatggGACTATAAAATGatcaaccactttggaaaatccTCACTTTGGCagatcctcaaaatattaaacagtTTACATATGACCTAGTAACCCTACTTCTACCTATACCCAAGATACCCAAGACAAATAACAATATATGTCCGTGCAAAAACATGTGCATTTTCATAGAAGCATAATAGAAGAGGGATTAACAGGTAAATGCATagacaaaatgtgatatatccataccatgcaacattattcagccataaaaaagggaaTGAAGTAGTGACCAGGGTTTAGGAGCAGGGGGAATGAGGAGAGGAGTGACTATTAATGGGTATAGggtttccttttgtttgtttttgtttctgtgttttggctgcactgagtagCTTatagaatcttagttctctgatcagggattgaaccgggccCACAGCAGTGCTGAGCCCTAACCACCTAGTGGGGTAATTCCCCACTAGGGAATTACCAAGGGGTTTCTTTTtggaatatgaaaatgttcttAAATAATGGTGATGGTTGTATTAAGTCCATGAATATACCAAAAATCACTGAACTGTACAATTTAAAAAGGTGAATTTCACAGTAGttacattatattttaatacaacTGTTATCTAAAATATAGGGCTGGCTGAAATCATAGCCATCCCTTTTAACAGGCAATAAGTCGACTGTTCAAATACAAGCAAGGCCTCTACTCTCAGCCCCCTTGAGCTGCGGCCTGTGCCAGGCCAGTGACTTACTGTAATGTTGTGCTGTTTGGAATTCTCTGTTAACCACAGTGAGAGCACTGTGGGGTCTGACTGCTTTGTCGAAGGCTCATCCAATACCAATAGGCCAAGGTTGTCAGGCTTTCCATCAGGACGTGGAACCTGGTAAGGAGAAAGGTAAGAACATGAAAAGGGACACTTGTTTCCAATAAGCTATGGAAGAACTTTTCTGGCTCATTACTATTACTAATATTAAAAAGCATGCCTATATATCATGCTGTACTAAAATACTatctagaaaaaaaatacatgaccTTAAATATAAAGCTGAAGTTATGGATAATTAGGAGGCAAATGTATGACAAATTTTTAACACATAATGAGATAATCATTTACCTATTAGCAATGAGTATAATTTCGAGTTGAGAGCAAGTTAAGAATTCCAGTGAAATGAAGAATATATACTAAGTTATTGCTAGTCAAGGAAATTAGTTTAACTGTTAGAGTAATAGAGGGGTTAGAAGAAACACCTAAGGAGTCATTTTTAGGACGTTCTGACCTTTAAGAATGCATCAATATCCCCAACAGCTGGGATGAAATCAGGAATGAAAGGCTTCAGTTTGTGGTCCAGGTCAATCAACTGTGGTGTATACCTAGGAGATATTGGCATGAGAAGGTGGAGACTGTCAGAGAAACTTACTTTATTattcagaatgaaaaaaatctaaGGGGAATGGTCATGTTTCAGATAAGAGGAAGGAAAGGGCAAGGCAGGGCTGGGGGTTATGGTGGGAGGTCCTGGTACTCACCTGCTGATGTACTGGAAGAGCTCCTTAATCTCAGCAGAAACTGGCAAATGCTCATAGTCTGCAGGATCGTACGCCCTGAGGAAAGGAAACCGCGGCTCAAGGTGGCCAGAGAAAAGTGGGGGTTGCTGAGCCCTGGGTCAGCCACAGAGCACATGACTCTAAACCTACTTTCTGCTCCACCCACATCTGCCTCTTCTGAGTGACTTGCAAGGCAACTTTAAAGCTGATTACAAGTAGCTCTCAGTTATCTctgacaaagaagaaaaacagttacaaaaaatccaaaacataattttgaaaaattttagagTGTAGCagaaattgttttccttttttctttttaaatgaagggGATAAAGAGACAAGATAAAATGAGATCTTAATTTCTGACATGAAAATGGTTTGTCCCAAGAAAAAAAGGAGTTGTTACAAAGATGTTTTTCAGTgttatttataaaagtaaaaaattagaaacaaataaaatgtcTAACACTTGATAGGTCAAGCTAAACACTACAGTTATTGAAAGGTACTTGCATTAATACATGAAATgtatacagttaaaaaaaatagtagagCACATATTAATGACTATAATTAAGTAAAATGTAATGAATTGatagagcttcccagatggctcaatgggaaagaatccacctgccaatgcaggagatgcaggttcgatccttgggtcaggaagatcccctggggaaggaaatggcaacccaccccag comes from Dama dama isolate Ldn47 chromosome 1, ASM3311817v1, whole genome shotgun sequence and encodes:
- the IFT46 gene encoding intraflagellar transport protein 46 homolog isoform X2 → MADNSSDEYEDENNKEKKKTSQLTPQRGFSENDDDDDDDDSSETDSDDDDDDEEHGAPLEGAYDPADYEHLPVSAEIKELFQYISRYTPQLIDLDHKLKPFIPDFIPAVGDIDAFLKVPRPDGKPDNLGLLVLDEPSTKQSDPTVLSLWLTENSKQHNITQHMKVKSLEDAEKNPKAIDTWIESISELHRSKPPATVHYTRPMPDIDTLMQEWSPEFEELLGKVSLPTAEIDCSLAEYIDMICAILDIPVYKSRIQSLHLLFSLYSEFKNSQVILLSFNTEERRQTDHRQR
- the IFT46 gene encoding intraflagellar transport protein 46 homolog isoform X1 — its product is MADNSSDEYEDENNKEKKKTSQLTPQRGFSENDDDDDDDDSSETDSDDDDDDEEHGAPLEGAYDPADYEHLPVSAEIKELFQYISRYTPQLIDLDHKLKPFIPDFIPAVGDIDAFLKVPRPDGKPDNLGLLVLDEPSTKQSDPTVLSLWLTENSKQHNITQHMKVKSLEDAEKNPKAIDTWIESISELHRSKPPATVHYTRPMPDIDTLMQEWSPEFEELLGKVSLPTAEIDCSLAEYIDMICAILDIPVYKSRIQSLHLLFSLYSEFKNSQHFKALAEGKTAFTPPSNSNSQAGDAETLTFS